In Eulemur rufifrons isolate Redbay chromosome 2, OSU_ERuf_1, whole genome shotgun sequence, the sequence ttgtattcaaCAGCCAGAGCTAAGCCAACAATGGAACAAAttggaacaaatgaacaaataaaatgaaaggcaattagcataattatatttattaagtagTCTTCTTTAGCAGTGCTTCTGAAATTATCTGTGGAGAAgggccagatttttaaaatatctaatatgcTATGGACTGATGCTTTCACAAAATGCAAAATCACATTAGTGGCTGTCATGGCAATGTCAAATAGCTGTGGAAGTTTCTAAATGTTCGTTCTCAGTTACTGAACTTATTTTACTGTGGACCAATAACAGTTTGCATACAAGAAGTGGCCTGCAACAGCACTTTAATAGCACTCTTCTTATGGCGCCTGAAGCTTCAAAGCTCTTTAAGTAGTTTATTCCCCTCAAATCTGTTGCAccgtttgttttttaattttcgtTTTACAGTCTTCTTTAGACAAGCTCCTATCGAAATTATCACTACTTTCTAGTCACTAGATTCTGAGTGTGCAATTGCCCTTGTTCTTGTCCTGATGACTCACTTAAGCTAACCAGCCGTTCCTTCTGTCTTGGTTGAATATAATGATGAGCTGCGTTCCCTGCTACAGAGAAGAAGCAGTACCGGGAATCTTACATCAGCGACAACCTGGACCTTGACATGGACCAGCTAGAAAAGCGGTCTCGGGCCAGTGGCAGCAGCGCAGGCAGCATGAAGCACAAGCGCCTGTCCCGTCATTCCACCGCCAGCCACAGCAGTTCCCACACCTCGGGCATTGAGGCCGACACCAAGCCCCGGGACACAGGGCCGGAGGACCCCTATTCCGGCAGCGCTGTCCACCGCAAGCTGAAAACCTGCAGCTCGATGACCAGCCACGGCAGCTCCCACACCTCAGGGGTGGAGAGCGGAGGCAAAGACCGACTGGAAGAGGACTCCCAGGACGATGGTAACAGTGCTGTCCCCTCActggctcttttctttttctcccccagtTTTTTCAGGTATTGATTCTGTAGAATGGATATCTGGGGAGCAACTTCCAGCAGTAGGAATAGAGAAGAAGTATCTTGCCTTCTTCCTTGTTGACTTGGTTGCGTTCTTCTGTTTGACTGTGAGCAAAGCATCCGTCTAGTCTTGATCCTCTGCAGCCACAGGGTGGATGGTGTGGACCCTAAGTCTTAGCCGTTCATGTGAAGTGAGAAGAGATCAGTCCTAGAGCCCTCATCTCTGTGTTTCTGATTCCCAGAGTACTAAGGCAATGGTTAGGAGAGCAGAGTGGAGTGCAGTGAGAGTGCTGGAaacatcttgaactcctggacatACACCCTCCGCCCCCCATAAAGATTTGAGTCCATGCCATTGGGTTAAGTAGGAAAGTGTTTCTTAAGTGCCTCTCATGTGACCACAACTATCAGgagtataaaaaaatatatagcaccTGGCTGCTAGGAACTTACTTTGTTTTAAACAGATAAGACTACAGCCTATGTCAGCCAAACTTAGCATTTGTGTagctcttttatattatttttctgtctcaAATAAGTGCTATAGCATTCAAGTTTAGGGAAAAGATATTGACTCTGTTAAGGAAAGCTGCAGGATATATATTTGGTTCCCATAGAATTTGTGTGGATCTCAAATCAAGTCACTCGGTGCCCCGAAGTGGGCAGCTGTGGGAATGGGGAGCTTTGTGGCCTGCTCAGCTGCCTGTGTCAACAATCCTTGCTTTGGCATTAGGCAAACGGCTCATGAGTTTCACTTTGCCATTTGTCATTGCAGCAAGGGAGCACAGTTTTTATTCTCTCGAAGAGTAAGGCATAACTGATAATCATCCTGGCATTAGAAGATACGTAGATAACCCAGCAAACCTATGAAAAAGAGAACAAGTAGCACCTAGTTGAGAATGAGCCCTAGAGTTTCTTGTTGTGAAGAGTCTCACTagtgaatttattttcaaatatgaataatTACATGGCCAAAGTGTGGCTGTGGATTATGGTGGTCATTTCCCTTCCTGTcattaaacatcttttctttcttctatgtcAGAAATAGAGATGTTGGTTGATGACCCCCGGGACCTGGAGCAGATGAATGAGGAGTCTCTGGAAGTCAGCCCAGACATGTGCATCTATATCACAGAGGACATGCTCATGTCACGGAAGCTGAATGGACACTCTGGTGAGCTCTTACGGGAAGTTCTCCTTAGGCAGCAGATTATTCTGGTCTGAAAAGCAGGTGCCTCAGGAAATAGAAGGGGCGGGGTGGGAGCTGTAGATCAGAGAGAGGCCTGGAATACGAGCCCCTCCAGGTCCATGTCCCAAACTGCAGGATCCAGGGCCTTctgttgttttgctttatttttcccactCTGTTTTATTGGTACAGGAGTCTGGGAGAAAAAGTGTCAAAAAGGGTGAcccaaaaagaaacttttaaactCCATATCGGTATGAATTATTCTAGAAAACATACACTCACTGTAATTTTAGTATAGGTTTATATAATAAATACGTTTTTatctgtcctaaaaaaaaaacaggcagcagTATGGACTTTCTTTTTAAACCTCAGTCACTTCTAACTGCTTCTGTCACTTGTCATGAATttgttctttagagaaatgtgCCTTAGGAACCACCACTATTGAAGTGGCCCAAGTACATATTGTTCTGTCACTTCCAGCTTTGATTGAATGAAAGACCCTGTTACAACTGGGGCGGCCTGTTAACAGCCCTGTCCGACACACAGTCCCCAGTGCTCAGGGAGCCTCTCCCGGAACAAGACCACCCCACAGTCCCCGTCATCCTGGCACTTACTCTGCAAGAGCATGACGtgccttttatttcagaattgccTTTGCTAACCCGCAGAACTGTGGCCTCCAGATGCTCTTCCGGGAACAGGCCTGCCCGTGGCTGTGTAGAATTACTCTCCCTGAGCAACACAGACGCGTCAGGCTGGTTGCTAGAGACATGCTTAGAGTTCACATACAGATGGCCCTTTTTGCCCATTTGCTTTATGATATTGAATTTTCTTCttgcaaatacattttaatatatattaaatatatattcacaattATATACACATTATGGGTGCATGAATAGCTCTATGTATAGATGTTTATGTGAAGGAAATGATCTAAAACAGCGTATGCAAGAATGCCTGTGGGAAAGGGGGGATATGAGGGAAGCTGACTTGTATTAtactttgtatttatatattttcacatttaatttttgtaagattgttaattttgtaattttaaatagaaataaaatttaaataaaataggatgGCTGTGTAAGAAGATtgatatacaaaatatgtttattgaACTGTTATAGCAAAAAAATGAGTGGTTAAATTATATTctgttcatacaatggaatattatatagtcatTAAATATGAGATTTTCAAGGAATATTTAGTAACATAAGAAAGATAGGTAAGGAAAACTGGAAATTGTATGAAAGTATGGTctaacttaaaaatcaaaatgtttatatgtacatacaaagtaaagaaaatacataaaaatattagtagCCTTTTCTCTGGATGATagaattatatttgattttattctcttccttGCATCATCCTAGTTTTCCAAATTCTCTATAGTTATAGCATTTAAACATTGTCTTTAAAACAGTGAGCTAAGATTGAGTTGTGATGAAGTATACCACTGTCCTTCATTCCTGTTGAAGGCGTTGGTTCAGTGTTTTGAGCACCAGGCTCAATGCTGACATTTCTCATAGTGGGTCTGGATTTGGAGAAGATTATTTACAGGCATGGTAGCCAGGGGTACATTTATCAGGATATCCAATAGGAACCATACCAAGTGCCAACCAGTGCACAAGTCCACATGTTCCTATGAGGATTTGTTCAAAGGTTAAatcctttataaaagagaaagatcttTCTAGAGAAAGACCCTCTAGTACAGCAATTTGTACTAAACCCCAAAACATGAATGTCACCTAGAGTTTTTAAACTATGTACATGTAAATCAGAAATGTCTTCATATTTCAGGTTTTGGTTGAACCCTTAATATATATTCAAGGCATATGCTAGACACTGAATCATTATGAGACAGTTTTAAAGAGTTAAGGGATAAACACAAAAAGTCATTCGTGTAGGTTCCTAGCAGTGGTTGAACAAAAATCACATGACTcaagtttctttttctataagGTGGAGATGGACTTTTCTTAAGAAGCCATTTGGCTTTATGGATCTAGGGCTTGACCTACTCACTTGCTTCATCTGTCagcaaaaaaaatttcagtagtGTTCACTTACAAATCCAGTTCTTGTTGATAATTTTtaccttctaaaatatttttttctgggtgCTTCACTCACATGCCATAGTCGTATAGGGAAGTGTCAGCCTTGGATTTCTGTTCCCCCAAATTTTGCGGGTCTCCCGTGAGCACTGAGGTGATTAGGGGCTCCATTGTTCTCAGAGACCCAGTACTGAAttttcactgcagcctcccattTTGATCTCCTCCCCGTGGGATCTGCTGCAGGAGGTATGTGCCACAGTGTCCCATCAGCCACGTGGAGCTTCCACTCACCGTGTCCATGTGCAGTCCCTGTACCTCACCCTTTTCATGCATTTGCTGTTGAGTCATCATTAAAACTCTATGGATGGGCGCTGTTATCAGCCCCATTTTATACAAGGGGGAGCCGAGACACAGGGAGGCTAAGTGATGGGCCGGGACACATGGCTCATTGCTTGTCTGGGCCAGGTCCAGccagatctgtctgactccagaggctGAGCCCCCACAGTGCCCCACTGCACATCCAAGTGGAGCGAAACCTGGAAGGCTGCATCACTGCTCAGCAAGGATTAAGTTCAACATTGGTGATAcgtggaaaggaaaggaggggaagcTTTATGAGATATAGTAAAGAGACTGCTTTATAACTacagtctttgttttttatttctaacttcATCATAAGCAGCAtaattaggattttattttagaaaattcagaCTCTAAACTGCTTCGTACACACTAATCCCACATTTACTCACTACTCTCTATTTACCATAAGACGAGAGAGAATTTCATTCCTGGTAGTAGTATGTGGCAGAATATGTAGCAAGAAGTGTGAATAATTTGAAGAATTCATTGTTTTTTCCCTCTGTGTTTTGTTTCAGGGTTGATTGTGAAAGAAATCGGTTCTTCCACCTCCAGCTCTTCAGAAACAGTTGTCAAACTTCGTGGGCAGAGTACTGATTCTCTTCCACAGGTACTAAAGGAACTGAAAAGTTTAAATTAGGAACTGaagttatagaaaattttaagtaagaaattacatttatatttatacaaatgagcaaaattttaaaaccctAAGAAAGTGATTCTTACCAGATACATGcattctagttttattctgaatttatttccattttatttgctGGTTCCACTTATCTTTGAGTTGATTATTATTTAGATAAATTATATACTTCATTTCACACTTTATATAGGTGGGACACCTTTTGGTCTTCAGGCTttaggtggtgtgtgtgtgtgtgtgtatgtgtgtgttgatTGACCTCAAAAACCTGAGAGAATAATATTCTTGTCAGGTGTGTTATGGCAAAAATGTTTCCATGCCTGGTTATTCCATTcagattgaatttttaaagtatccTCAGCTAGAGCATTTGAACCTGTGATCATTGGTTAAactattaaaatgtcaaaagataTAGGTAAAATACTCTGAAACTCATGATTTCAGCATTTGGATATAATCTGCAACTAATACCTCTATTTTCTGAgcactctctccctcctcctatGCCGTTCTTTTATGGGCTCtgtttgtattttgttgttgttgttttgggggtttttttctccctttctgaatctgctctgctctgctctgctctgctctgctctgctctgctctgctcttctcttctcttctcttctcttctcttcttttctttctttctttctttctttctcttaaatgcTGGCTCTCTTTGTTCCTGgtattttccccttctttctttccttttttctcatttgtccTTTACTTTCATTAAAGTAACCATAATGTGAAAGTGATATTTAGTAAATACTTTCTGGAAAGTCTGATGAGTAATCTTTAAAGCAGTGTGTGCAGCATGGTGAATTGGAGTGCAGGCTCCAGAGTCGCACTGGCTGGGTtgcaccctggctctgccactcagcGTTAGCTCTTACTGTGCAAAAATGTTTGTGGGGCATGGCTGAGAATCAGATTCCACACTCAACAGCATGGGGAGAACACTTGTGTCTCTGCCTTGAGGGTTTGTGGGGGATGACCAAATGATTTTATGTGTGAAATCCCCTCGGAGCCAGGGAAGACTGCATCAGTACAAGGGATCGTGCTCTGCTGGGAGTGTCATTCTGATGCATTCTAGTAAAATGTCCTCCTGGAACTTTTGCCTCTAGCAAAAGCAATATCTTATTCTAACAAGGTTGCCCTTTGTGGTGTTAAGCAACAAAAGTTAGAGATACAATGCCTAGTTTTCTTAAGTAATCCAGTGAGTATCTTCCATCCATGTAATTATCTGAACCATTTTTTAACCTATTTATACTTTCCACTAGCACCACCCCCTGGGATAATGAGTTCCAAAAGTCTGCTCCCTGCTAGCTAAAGCATTTGGCAGAACGTGACCCCCCGTGAGTGTTCAGGAGCTGCTGCTTAGTCCTGGTGCTTGCCCACCTTTTCAGCAGCAAGAACACTTTATAGCCTTATTGTAAGATAATTGCTTGATTTCTGAAATGCTAGGGATAGTTGGATTCCTGTTGTATCTTCACCTCTGTGCCTTggattatttatctttaaaatggggggAATAATAGCACCTGCCTCATGGGGCTGTTAGGGAGATTAATTGAGTTAATACATGCAGAGTGTTTAGgtcagggcctggcacaaagtaCGTGTTCAGTAAATGTCAGCTGCTGTTATCGTTGGTGGAGGTGGTGTTGACATATTTCCCCACAGAGCCTTAGGGGCCAAGAAACCACGTAGATTGGAAACCACTTTCTAACATACAAGAATTACTTCACCTTTTATGATTTTGCAGCATCTCTCTTTACAGGACAAACATGCTAACCTTTCGCTTTAGTCTATGCTCTTAAAGTTGTCTCAACCGTCCCCTGTTTTGCAGACTATATGTCGAAAACCAAAGACCTCCACGGATCGACATAGTTTGAGCCTTGATGACATCAGACTTTACCAGAAAGACTTCCTGCGCATTGCAGGTCTGTGTCAGGACACCGCTCAGAGTTATACCTTCGGATGTGGTCACGAACTGGACGAGGAAGGCCTCTATTGCAATAGCTGCTTGGCTCAGCAGTGCGTCAACATGCAAGATGCCTTTCCAGTCAAAAGAACCAGCAAATACTTTTCTCTGGATCTCACTCATGATGAAGTTCCAGAGTTTGTCGTATAAAGTCCATCTGCGTGCAGCTGTACTGGCAGCCTGCTGTTTGCTTGAGGATGTGAAAGTCGTGGGTTCTTTATTATTTGTGCCATATTTTCTTCACCACAAACATAGctctttctttataatatttgtgATGGAAACAAAAGCCTTGAGACAATTGCACTTTAAGTATCACACAAAAGTAAAAGAACTATAGAAAATGTACAGGAAGACAAGTGCCCAGAAGTTCATTGACCTTTTGGAAGGATATGCGCTTTACTGATTACCAAGCCTTCGGAATATCGGACTGTGGTgtgtttgctcatttgttttttaGGTCAGTTACACGTAATGTCACACTTTTTATCACATGAAAGATGTTTTTAGGTTTGTTtgcttgtaaattttttttaccaCTCCCTCATAAAATGTTCATGGttagagggagggaagggggaaggttCTCTCTTCTTTTAGCAGAGAGATCGTGCCTAGTGCATAGCCATTGCCACCTCAGTGAGGCTGTCCCAAAGTGAACACTGACGAAGTGGGCAAAATCATGTGGTTCTAGCAAGCCAAAGATACGTACGTAATGGAAGCACCTGCTCAGAGGTCCAAGAAGACATGAATTAAGCAATAACCTGAAGATTCTGCATGCGGTGATGCCTTGTGACTCCTACACACCTGATCAGTGCCATGTCCTCCTCTGTGATCTTCCAGAAAGCTCCACAGTTCTGTTGAGTTGCTCATCCAAGTGACAGATCAATTGTGTTCATGTCATAATGCGTTTTGTGGAGTTTATAAAACTGGTTTCTGTTAAAACTATGGAAATATCTTAGAAAATGTGCTtggtggtgttttgtttgttcaggttttttaaataatcaagaaCAAATTATGGTCATGTTAGTTTCTGCTTAACCAAAATACCCTAACTGTGtgtatatgttatacatatataaatacatgggattgtgtgtgtttatatgtgtttaAAGCTTACTAAGTCTTCATTTTGGCTTCCATAACTATCTTGTATACATGGAATTCCTTGTTTAATATTGAGGGTACATTACCGAATGAATGATCCCTGCAGACAATCAGTTGCTGAATGTAGAGTTAAGAATGACTGTTTCCTCATGTGCCTTTGGCCATGATTCTCAACCCTGATTGCATAACAGAAATTTGGGGGAGCTTTCAAAAAAATGTCTGGGTCCTCCcaccagaccaattaaatcaatCTCTTGTGGTAGGACCCAAGTAGAGTtgccttttcttttaaagttctCCAGATGGAGCTAATATGCAAcagggttgaaaaccactgatccaGAGGGTGTCTTTTTGTTAGTTTTGACGTAAAAGTATACGGAAGATGTGGTATATGAGAAAGGACCACTTACAGGACAGTTAACCTGCCGTGCTGCTGTTAAGACATTTAATGAAACCAAGTCAGAGACTGAATTTATCAACCTTTTGATGTATAGTAAAAACGTTGCTCGCACTTCAGGAGAGAACTTCATAGCACAATGTCTTTCTATGAGATGTTTTTAATGATTTAGTATTTTACAGCATTTGTTTACCATATTTTGA encodes:
- the FRMD6 gene encoding FERM domain-containing protein 6 isoform X3, whose protein sequence is MDQLEKRSRASGSSAGSMKHKRLSRHSTASHSSSHTSGIEADTKPRDTGPEDPYSGSAVHRKLKTCSSMTSHGSSHTSGVESGGKDRLEEDSQDDEIEMLVDDPRDLEQMNEESLEVSPDMCIYITEDMLMSRKLNGHSGLIVKEIGSSTSSSSETVVKLRGQSTDSLPQTICRKPKTSTDRHSLSLDDIRLYQKDFLRIAGLCQDTAQSYTFGCGHELDEEGLYCNSCLAQQCVNMQDAFPVKRTSKYFSLDLTHDEVPEFVV